A genomic window from Desulfatibacillum aliphaticivorans DSM 15576 includes:
- the bamA gene encoding outer membrane protein assembly factor BamA — MKKPLLAALFLCILATPMVWADSAPKVEILPFSIHTMENLGYLSTQIPKELEKNLDREGAIASVGSVAVPEKTDPARMDIQALRELGRKASADYLVWGSFSKVGNRYSLDAKVLSTYVESPIKAAYVEGYGMETLMGKVGELSKDVASKVLGRKTVMDIKVVGNSRIESDAIIEKIKTKKGDMYSPGAMADDIRAIFAMGYFEDIRVESQETAGGVIITFTVLEKPTLHMIKLAGNKKIEDDDILAAMDISRGSILNIRRIEDNINKIRELYKEENYHNAKVTYEITPYKEHLSDLEIKIEEGKKVMIKEIAFEGNEAFSDRKLKKVMKTSEKGFFSWITDSGVLNAEDLRQDSARLNQFYHNHGYVEASISEPEVQVDGESIHILVKIKEGAQYKVGRISLSTPEGESLILPQDDILEPLLTGKETGEVFSRETVQKDILTLSDLYMDQGYAYAEIYPAIRPDRERLEVDITFNITKGPEVYYEKIIITGNTKTREKVIRRELPIQEQALYNGSLMKRGVRNLVRLDFFEDVKVDTVKGSDENKMILKINVKEKPTGAFMFGGGYSNTDDAFGMVSIGQKNLFGRGQSLDLKAQMGGSSSKFSMSFTEPWLFDSRLTAGADLYNWTRDYDTYTRDRVGGTLSLGYPIWDYTRAYVSYAYDISDINDISIYASDLVWEVEGENVESSVKGTIAYDSRNKSFNATKGSYHKASVQYAGGPMGGDLAFTKYVAESGWLFPLFWDTVFFAHGKAGFVEENKSHGYLPTYERFYLGGINSMRGYTWEDLSPEDDDGALIGGNKFVQFNLEYHFPLVKEAGLIGLVFYDTGDVYNNGELVNLQKLRESWGFGIRWYSPVGPIRLERGYIIDPQGDEDSDGRWEFTMGGAF, encoded by the coding sequence ATGAAAAAACCCCTGTTAGCCGCCCTGTTTCTCTGCATTCTGGCAACCCCTATGGTGTGGGCGGACTCCGCACCAAAAGTGGAAATCCTCCCCTTTTCCATCCATACCATGGAGAACCTGGGGTATCTGAGCACTCAGATTCCCAAGGAACTGGAAAAGAATCTGGACCGGGAAGGCGCTATAGCCTCGGTGGGCTCCGTAGCAGTCCCGGAAAAAACCGACCCCGCCCGCATGGATATTCAAGCCTTGAGGGAACTGGGTAGGAAGGCCTCGGCCGATTACCTGGTTTGGGGCAGCTTTTCCAAGGTGGGCAATCGTTACAGCCTGGACGCCAAAGTGCTGTCCACCTATGTGGAGTCGCCCATCAAAGCAGCCTATGTGGAAGGCTACGGCATGGAGACCCTCATGGGTAAGGTGGGCGAGCTGAGTAAAGACGTCGCCTCCAAGGTCCTGGGCCGCAAAACCGTTATGGACATCAAGGTTGTGGGCAACAGCCGTATTGAAAGCGACGCCATCATTGAGAAAATCAAGACCAAAAAGGGAGACATGTACTCCCCCGGCGCCATGGCCGACGACATCCGGGCTATTTTCGCCATGGGCTATTTTGAGGACATCCGCGTGGAATCCCAGGAAACCGCCGGCGGGGTGATCATCACCTTTACGGTCCTTGAAAAACCCACCCTCCACATGATCAAGCTGGCCGGCAACAAAAAAATCGAGGATGACGACATCCTGGCCGCCATGGACATCTCCCGCGGTTCGATCCTCAATATCCGCAGGATTGAGGATAACATCAATAAAATCAGGGAGCTGTACAAGGAGGAAAACTATCATAACGCGAAGGTCACTTACGAGATAACCCCTTATAAAGAGCATCTTTCCGACCTGGAAATCAAAATCGAGGAAGGAAAGAAAGTCATGATCAAGGAAATCGCTTTTGAAGGCAACGAGGCTTTTTCCGACAGAAAGCTCAAAAAGGTCATGAAAACCTCGGAAAAGGGATTCTTCTCCTGGATCACGGACTCCGGCGTACTGAACGCCGAAGACCTGAGGCAGGACAGCGCAAGGCTGAACCAGTTTTATCATAACCACGGCTATGTGGAAGCCAGCATCTCGGAGCCGGAAGTTCAGGTGGACGGGGAATCGATCCATATCCTGGTGAAAATCAAGGAAGGCGCCCAATACAAGGTGGGCCGCATCTCCTTGTCCACTCCGGAGGGCGAATCCCTGATTCTGCCCCAGGACGATATTTTGGAGCCCCTGCTCACCGGCAAGGAAACCGGCGAGGTTTTCAGCCGCGAAACCGTGCAGAAGGACATCCTGACCCTTTCGGACCTGTACATGGACCAGGGCTACGCCTACGCTGAAATCTACCCCGCCATTCGCCCGGACAGGGAAAGGCTTGAGGTGGACATCACCTTTAATATTACCAAAGGTCCGGAAGTATACTACGAAAAGATCATCATTACGGGCAACACGAAAACCCGTGAAAAAGTCATCCGCAGGGAACTGCCCATCCAGGAGCAGGCCTTATACAACGGCAGCCTGATGAAGCGCGGCGTGCGCAACCTGGTTCGCCTGGACTTTTTTGAAGACGTCAAGGTGGACACGGTCAAGGGCAGCGACGAAAACAAGATGATCCTTAAAATCAACGTGAAGGAAAAGCCCACAGGCGCCTTCATGTTCGGCGGCGGCTACAGCAACACGGACGACGCCTTCGGCATGGTCTCCATCGGCCAGAAAAACCTTTTCGGCCGCGGCCAGTCCCTGGACCTCAAGGCCCAGATGGGCGGCAGCTCCAGCAAGTTCTCCATGAGCTTCACCGAGCCCTGGCTTTTCGATTCCCGCTTGACAGCAGGCGCGGACCTCTATAATTGGACCAGGGACTATGACACCTACACCCGCGACCGGGTGGGCGGCACCCTCAGCCTGGGCTACCCCATCTGGGATTACACCCGGGCGTACGTGTCGTATGCTTACGACATATCCGACATTAACGACATCAGCATTTACGCCTCGGATCTTGTATGGGAGGTGGAAGGCGAAAACGTGGAGTCCAGCGTCAAGGGAACCATTGCCTACGACTCGAGAAACAAATCCTTTAACGCCACCAAGGGCTCTTATCATAAGGCCAGCGTCCAGTACGCAGGCGGCCCCATGGGAGGCGACCTTGCTTTCACCAAGTATGTAGCTGAATCCGGCTGGTTATTTCCCTTGTTTTGGGATACGGTATTTTTCGCCCACGGCAAAGCGGGCTTTGTGGAGGAAAATAAAAGCCACGGCTACCTGCCCACCTACGAACGCTTTTACCTGGGCGGAATCAACTCCATGCGCGGGTACACCTGGGAGGACCTGAGCCCCGAGGACGACGACGGCGCTTTAATCGGCGGCAACAAGTTCGTCCAGTTCAACCTGGAATATCACTTCCCCCTGGTCAAGGAAGCCGGCCTTATCGGCCTTGTGTTCTATGATACAGGCGATGTGTACAATAACGGAGAACTCGTGAACCTGCAAAAGCTGCGCGAAAGCTGGGGCTTTGGAATTCGCTGGTACTCTCCGGTCGGCCCCATTCGCCTGGAAAGGGGTTACATCATCGATCCTCAGGGAGACGAAGACTCTGACGGCCGCTGGGAGTTCACCATGGGCGGCGCTTTTTAG
- a CDS encoding ABC transporter ATP-binding protein, whose protein sequence is MVEVPCIEAKGLVRRFAADDHTLTILSGLDFTAPAGQSVAVVGASGIGKSTLLHILGALDKPDSGELHINGQDVFAMQDAQLSRFRNRNVGFVFQFHHLLPGFTALENAAMPARISGLNAKQAKEKAEAMLERVGMSHRLNHRIGELSGGEQQRVAVARALIMDPPLLLADEPTGNLDVKTGALIHELLCELNQEKKMTMVVVTHNMQLAEMMQRQVTVSEGKLILEQ, encoded by the coding sequence ATGGTTGAGGTTCCGTGCATAGAAGCCAAGGGTCTGGTCCGGCGTTTCGCCGCGGACGATCATACGCTGACCATCCTGTCCGGCCTGGATTTTACGGCGCCGGCGGGCCAAAGCGTGGCTGTGGTGGGGGCTTCCGGCATTGGCAAGTCCACCCTGCTCCACATCCTGGGCGCCCTGGACAAGCCGGATTCGGGCGAACTCCATATTAACGGCCAGGACGTCTTTGCCATGCAGGACGCGCAGCTTTCCCGGTTTCGCAACAGGAATGTGGGCTTTGTCTTTCAGTTCCATCATTTGCTGCCCGGATTCACCGCTTTGGAAAACGCAGCCATGCCGGCGAGAATCAGCGGATTGAACGCCAAACAGGCGAAAGAGAAAGCCGAAGCCATGCTGGAGCGGGTCGGAATGAGCCATCGTCTGAACCACCGCATCGGAGAGCTTTCCGGCGGCGAGCAGCAAAGGGTGGCCGTGGCCAGAGCCCTGATCATGGATCCGCCTCTGTTGCTGGCGGACGAACCCACGGGAAACCTGGACGTCAAGACCGGCGCCCTGATCCACGAATTGCTGTGCGAATTGAACCAAGAGAAAAAGATGACCATGGTAGTGGTCACCCATAATATGCAACTGGCTGAAATGATGCAACGCCAAGTGACCGTTAGCGAAGGCAAGCTGATACTAGAGCAGTAG